One Brassica napus cultivar Da-Ae chromosome C2, Da-Ae, whole genome shotgun sequence DNA window includes the following coding sequences:
- the LOC125581996 gene encoding general transcription factor 3C polypeptide 5-like has protein sequence MGIIETGTVSGNLPSKETFVVHYPGYPSSISRALETLGGIQGIATARESTSNKLELRFRPEDPYAHPAWGERHSCMVDYQHVIPIHADVAQQRKRKWMEVKPLTGNDDLMDMADEDVMMLLPQFFAPKDMPDNLVLKLPGTSGPKKKDEAPTQNLCEDDIGPVIAIDFSVKEIPKVLNWEDFIVPSSDQWQWQVAVSALFDERPVWTRDSIVQRLLDKGLKCTHHMLNRFLLRSAYYFSGGPFLRFWIKRGYDPRKDPESRVYQRMEFRVPPELRGYCDANASNKSKRSWKDICAFKVFPFKCQTFLQLYELEDEYIQREIRKPPKQTTCNYKTGWFSEALLDNLRLRVAVRFVSVFPEPGFEDVFKSIQDEFERSEKTRIQKDSLTSCKPDHLEKIKGGEEKKKKKNTNKEKEVSADEDAEDVDEEYEELDVAADDDDEISLSSHGYGEKNSRTYLQGLFDRFPSSKPALDGTDSDGEYQIYEQESNALDDDDDEDDGDDDDDE, from the exons ATGGGAATCATAGAAACAGGAACTGTATCAGGTAACTTGCCGAGCAAGGAGACGTTTGTAGTGCACTACCCTGGTTATCCATCTTCTATCTCCAGAGCCCTAGAGACTCTTGGAGGAATCCAAGGGATCGCAACG GCAAGAGAATCTACGTCTAACAAGCTTGAGCTACGTTTCCGCCCTGAAGACCCTTATGCACATCCTGCCTGGGGAGAGAGACATTCTT GCATGGTTGACTACCAGCATGTGATTCCTATTCACGCGGATGTTGCACAGCAGAGGAAGAGGAAATGGATGGAGGTTAAGCCGCTTACAG GAAACGATGATCTCATGGACATGGCTGATGAAGATGTAATGATGTTATTGCCGCAGTTCTTTGCACCCAAAGATATGCCAGATAACTTGGT GCTGAAACTTCCAGGAACATCGGGCCCCAAAAAGAAAGATGAGGCACCAACTCAGAACCTTTGCGAG GACGATATTGGCCCAGTAATTGCAATTGATTTCAGTGTCAAAG AGATCCCAAAGGTATTAAACTGGGAAGACTTCATTGTTCCCAGCTCCGACCAATGGCAATGGCAAGTAGCAGTGTCTGCATTGTTTGACGAGCGACCTGTGTGGACAAGAGATTCCATAGTCCAACGACTACTTGATAAAGGTCTTAAATGCACACATCACATGCTAAACAG GTTTCTTCTTCGGTCTGCATATTATTTCTCGGGTGGTCCATTTCTTAGGTTCTGGATTAAAAGAGGCTATGATCCACGGAAAGATCCTGAGTCTCGTGT ATACCAGAGAATGGAGTTCAGAGTTCCACCTGAATTAAGGGGTTATTGTGATGCCAATGCAAGTAACAA GTCAAAGCGAAGCTGGAAAGACATTTGTGCTTTTAAAGTTTTCCCTTTCAAATGCCAAACATTTCTCCAGCTATATGAACTGGAAGACGAGTACATTCAGCGAGAGATAAGAAAGCCTCCCAAGCAAACTACTTGTAAT TATAAAACAGGATGGTTCTCAGAAGCGCTGCTTGATAATCTGAGACTCCGAGTAGCTGTGAGGTTTGTATCCGTGTTTCCTGAGCCAGGTTTCGAAGATGTTTTTAAATCTATTCAAGATGAGTTTGAGAGGTCAGAGAAGACACGAATTCAGAAAGATTCACTGACATCTTGCAAACCAGATCACCTCGAAAAAATTAAAG gtggggaagagaagaaaaagaagaaaaacacaaacaaagagAAAGAGGTATCAGCGGATGAAGATGCTGAAGACGTGGATGAGGAGTACGAGGAACTCGATGTG GCTgcggatgatgatgatgagataTCGTTAAGTTCGCATGGAT ATGGTGAGAAAAACTCGAGAACGTATCTCCAAGGTTTGTTCGATAGATTTCCAAGCAGCAAACCAGCCTTGGATGGTACTGATAGCGATGGAGAGTATCAGATCTACGAGCAAGAATCCAACGctttggatgatgatgatgacgaagaTGATggtgacgatgatgatgatgaatga